In the genome of Acidovorax sp. 69, the window AATCCATGAAGTCCAACATGGAAGAGCTGATTCATCATTTCAAGCTGTTCACCGAAGGCTTCCACGTCCCCGAGGGCGAAGCCTATGCCGCCGTCGAGCACCCCAAGGGCGAATTCGGCATTTATCTGGTGAGCGACGGTGCTAACAAGCCCTACCGCCTGAAGATTCGTGCGCCCGGCTTTGCGCACTTGGCCACACTCGACGAGATGGCCCGAGGCCACATGATCGCTGACGCTGTGGCCATCATCGGCACCATGGATATCGTGTTCGGGGAGATTGACCGATGAGCAGTACCGAATCGAAGAACCTGACCGCTGGTGCCATAACCGAGGCAACACTCACCCGCTTTGCGTGCGAAGTGGCCAAGTACCCGCCCGAGCAGGCGCAGTCCGCCGTGATGGCTTGCCTGACCATCGTGCAGCAGGAGCAGGGCTGGGTCAGCGTCGAGAGCGAGGCTGTGATCGCAGAGTACCTTGGCATGGCCCAGATCGCGGTGCATGAAGTCACCACGTTCTACAACATGTATAACCAGCAGCCGACAGGCAAGTACAAGCTCAACGTCTGTACCAATCTGCCTTGCCAGCTGCGCGACGGCCAGAAGGCGTTGCACCACCTTGAGAAGAAGCTGGGCGTGACCATGGGCGAGACCACGTCCGATGGCATGTTCACCCTGCAGCAGTGCGAGTGTCTCGGCGCTTGCGCCGATGCGCCGGTGATGCTGGTCAACGACCGCACCATGTGTAGCTTTATGGACAACGACAAGCTCGACCAGCTCGTGGACGGTCTTCGTGCCGCTGAGGGGCAAGCATGATCACCGCCGCACAGAAGATCCTCTCGCAGTTCCAGGCCACCGGCGTTCAGACCTGCTTCCATGACCGTCACATCAATCCGCAGATTGTTGCGGGCCTCGATGGCACGAACTGGAGTATCAAGGACTACGAGGCGCGTGGTGGCTACGCCGCCTTGCGCAAGATCCTTGCCCAGGGTGAAGGCGAAGGCCTCACCCAGGACCAAGTGATCGCCACCGTCAAGGAGTCGGGTCTGCGTGGCCGTGGCGGTGCGGGTTTTCCCACCGGCCTCAAGTGGAGCTTCATGCCCCGCTCGTTCCCCGGCCAGAAGTACCTCGTGTGCAACTCCGACGAAGGTGAGCCAGGGACTTGCAAGGACCGCGACATCCTTCAGTTCAATCCACACATCGTCATCGAAGGCATGATCATCGCGGCGTACGCGATGGGCATCTCTGTGGGCTACAACTACATCCACGGCGAGATTTTCCAGACTTATGACCGCTTCGAGGAAGCCCTTGAAGAAGCGCGAGCCGCCGGTTACCTGGGCGACAAGATCCTGGGTAGCAATTTCAGCTTCCAGCTGCATGCCGCCCACGGTTTCGGCGCCTACATTTGTGGCGAAGAAACCGCACTGCTCGAATCACTGGAAGGTAAGAAGGGGCAGCCGCGCTTCAAGCCGCCGTTCCCAGCCAGCTTCGGCCTGTATGGCAAGCCTACGACCATCAACAACACTGAAACCTTTGCGGCCGTGCCGTGGATCATCCGTAACGGTGGTGCGGCTTATCTTGAATGTGGCAAGCCCAACAACGGCGGCACCAAGATTTTTTCTGTGTCTGGTGATGTGGAAAAGCCTGGTAACTATGAAATTCCGCTGGGCACGCCCTTTGCCAAGTTGCTTGAACTGGCCGGTGGCGTGCGCAAGGGGCGTCAGCTCAAAGCTGTGATTCCTGGTGGTTCGTCGTCTCCTGTGCTGCCAACGTCCATCATCATGGACTGCACGATGGATTACGACTCCATTGCCAAGGCTGGCTCCATGTTGGGTTCGGGTGCAGTCATTGTCATGGACGACTCGCGGAGCATGGTCGAGAGCCTGCTGCGTCTGTCGTATTTCTATTCGCACGAGTCCTGCGGTCAGTGCACGCCTTGCCGTGAAGGAACGGGCTGGATGTGGCGGGTGATTGACCGTATTCAGCATGGGCAGGGCCGTGACGGTGATCTGGACCTGCTCAATTCGGTGGCAGACAACATTCAAGGTCGCACGATTTGCGCCCTCGGCGATGCTGCAGCAATGCCCGTGCGCGCCATGATCAAACACTTCCGTCCCGAGTTTGAGGCACTGATCCGGACCAAGGCCGTGCAGGCTGCGACCTCCGTTTGATCGCGAGAGAACATATGGTTGAAATTGAACTGGACGGTCAGAAAGTAGAAGTCGCCGAAGGTTGCATGGTGATGCATGCAGCCGAAAAGGCCGGTACCTACATTCCCCATTTCTGTTACCACAAGAAGCTTTCGATCGCGGCCAACTGCCGCATGTGCCTGGTGGATGTGGAAAAAGCCCCCAAGCCCATGCCTGCCTGCGCCACGCCCGTGACGCAAGGCATGGTCGTGCGCACCAAGAGCGACAAGGCGATCAAGGCCCAGCAGTCGGTCATGGAGTTCCTGCTCATCAACCACCCGCTGGATTGCCCCATTTGCGACCAAGGCGGCGAATGCCAATTGCAGGATTTGGCCGTGGGCTACGGTGGCTCTTCCTCGCGCTATGAGGAAGAGAAGCGCGTCGTGCCCGTCAAGGATGTTGGTCCGCTGATTTCCATGCAGGAAATGAGCCGCTGCATTCACTGCACCCGTTGCGTGCGTTTTGGTCAGGAAGTGGCCGGCGTGATGGAATTGGGCATGATCCACCGTGGCGAGCATTCCGAAATCACCACCGTGGTCGGCGATACGATCGACTCCGAGCTGTCGGGCAACATGATCGATATTTGTCCCGTGGGCGCGTTGACCAGCAAGCCGTTTCGCTACAGCGCTCGCACCTGGGAACTGTCGCGCCGCCGCTCGGTCAGTCCGCACGATTCGACCGGTTCCAATCTGATTGTCCAGGTCAAGAATCACAAGGTTATGCGTGTGGTCCCGCTGGAGAACGAGGCCGTCAACGAATGCTGGATCGCTGATCGCGATCGTTTTTCTTACGAAGCGCTCAATGGTGGTGATCGCCTGACCCAGCCTATGCTCAAGCATGGCGGCATGTGGAAGGAAGTCGATTGGCAGACTGCGTTGGAGTATGTCGCCAACGGCTTGAAGAACATCAAGAACGACCATGGCGCCAGTGCTATCGGTGCTTTGGTCAGCCCACATAGCACGCTTGAGGAGCTGTACCTGGCCTCGGCTTTGGTCCGCGGTATGGGGTGCGACAACATTGACTACCGCCTGCGCAATGCTGAATTTGCGGTCTCTGAAGGTATCCGTTGGCTCGGGACCTCGATCGCATCCTTGTCTGCGCTGCAGCGCGTGCTGGTCGTAGGATCTAACTTGCGCAAGGATCACCCGCTGTTCGCCCAGCGAATCCGCCAGGCCGCGCGCCATGGTTGCCAAGTCAATGCCGTCGATTCTGTCGTTCACGACTGGGCGATGCCGGTCGGACAATTTGTGGCTCAGCACGCCAGCCAATGGGTTCAGATCCTGGGCGGGATTGCTTCCGCTGTGGCCCAGGAAAAAGGCATTGCTGCTCCCGAAGGGGCCGCACCTTCGGATGATGCCGCGCAAGCGATCGCCCGTTCCCTGTTGGGCGGTGATCGCAAGGCCGTCCTGCTGGGCAACGCCGCTGCGCACCACGCGCAGGCGGCACAGCTGCTGGCGCTGGCGGGCTGGATCGCCGAGAACACGGGTGCAACAGTAGGCTATCTGACGGAAGCCGCTAACACGGTGGGAGCCCAGTTTGCGGGCGCTCAACCCGTCAATGGTGGTCTGAATGCAGGTCAAATGCTTTCCGGTGGTTTGAAGGCTGCCTTGTTGCTCAATACCGAGCCGGTTTACGACTCGGCAGCTGGTGCCCGTGCGGCTGCTGCCCTGAGTGATGCAGAGATGGTGGTTACGTTGAGCCCCTTCAAGGCCAATATGGAGTTCAGTGACGTTCTGTTGCCAATTGCCCCGTTCACCGAAACTTCGGGTAGTTTTGTCAACGCTGAAGGCCGTCTGCAAAGTTTCCACGCTGTGGTGCGCCCCCTGGGGGATACCCGCCCGGGGTGGAAGGTTTTGCGTGTACTGGCCAACTTGCTGGGCGTGCCTGGTTTCGACTTCGAAACCTCGCAGGACGTGCTAGCCCGTGCCACGGACACTCCTGCAGGCAAGTTCACACAAGTGCCCGTTGCACAGCTGTCCAACGCCGTGAAAACGGTTCCTGTGGCCACTGCCGCAGTTGGAGAACCCGCAGTCGCATCTATCTATCAACTCGACGGCTTGGTGCGCCGTTCCACGTCGCTGCAGCTGACAGCCGACGCGCGCACGGCACGTGAAGGAGTGGCTGCATGATCGACGCGATCTATAACGCGGGCCTGAACCTGCTTTCCTTTGGATGGTGGACCGGCATGGTCTGGCCGGTACTCTGGATCGTGATCAAAATCGTCTGCATCTTGGCTCCCCTGATGGGGGCTGTGGCCTATCTCACGCTGTGGGAGCGCAAGCTGCTAGGTTTCATGCAGGTGCGTCACGGTCCGAACCGCGTGGGGCCGATGGGTTTGCTGCAACCTATCGCCGACGCGCTGAAGTTGTTGACCAAGGAAATCATCCAGCCCACGGCCGCGAGCAAAGGGTTGTTTGTGCTCGGCCCGGTCATGGCTATCATGCCCGCCTTGGCGGCTTGGGTGGCGATTCCCTTTGGGCCCGACGTAGCGCTGGCCAACGTCAATGCTGGTCTGCTGCTGGTGATGGCCATCACCTCGATTGAGGTGTACGGCGTGATCATTGCTGGCTGGGCATCGAACTCCAAGTACGCGTTCTTGGGCGCATTGCGTGCGTCTGCCCAGATGGTGAGCTACGAAATTGCCATGGGCTTCTGCTTCCTCGTAGTGATCATGGTGTCGGGTAGCATGAATCTGACCGAAATTGTGATGGGGCAGGCTCGTGGCATGGCCGCAGACAAGGGGCTGACTTTTCTGTCGTGGAACTGGTTGCCCCTGTTGCCCATTTTCCTGGTGTATCTGATCTCTGGCGTTGCCGAAACAAATCGCCACCCTTTTGACGTAGTGGAAGGGGAGGCCGAAATCGTGGCCGGTCACATGGTCGAGTATTCGGGCATGGGCTTCGCGATTTTCTTTCTGGCCGAGTACGCCAGCATGTGGCTGGTGTCTATTTTGGCGGCGCTGATGTTCCTGGGCGGCTGGCTGTCGCCGATTGACAGTGCATTGTTCAACTGGATTCCTGGCTGGATTTGGCTGGGCCTCAAGACCTTCCTTGTGGTGTCCATGTTCATCTGGATTCGGGCAACCTTCCCGCGGTTTCGTTATGACCAGATCATGCGTCTGGGCTGGAAGATCTTCATCCCGGTCACGCTGGTATATCTGTTGTTTGTTGGCGGGTGGTTGCTCTCGCCCTGGAATATCTGGAAATAAGCGGGGACATCACAAATGACTGCTGTTGCTGCTGCATCTTTCTCGTTCAAGGATTTCTTC includes:
- the nuoH gene encoding NADH-quinone oxidoreductase subunit NuoH, encoding MIDAIYNAGLNLLSFGWWTGMVWPVLWIVIKIVCILAPLMGAVAYLTLWERKLLGFMQVRHGPNRVGPMGLLQPIADALKLLTKEIIQPTAASKGLFVLGPVMAIMPALAAWVAIPFGPDVALANVNAGLLLVMAITSIEVYGVIIAGWASNSKYAFLGALRASAQMVSYEIAMGFCFLVVIMVSGSMNLTEIVMGQARGMAADKGLTFLSWNWLPLLPIFLVYLISGVAETNRHPFDVVEGEAEIVAGHMVEYSGMGFAIFFLAEYASMWLVSILAALMFLGGWLSPIDSALFNWIPGWIWLGLKTFLVVSMFIWIRATFPRFRYDQIMRLGWKIFIPVTLVYLLFVGGWLLSPWNIWK
- the nuoG gene encoding NADH-quinone oxidoreductase subunit NuoG, producing MVEIELDGQKVEVAEGCMVMHAAEKAGTYIPHFCYHKKLSIAANCRMCLVDVEKAPKPMPACATPVTQGMVVRTKSDKAIKAQQSVMEFLLINHPLDCPICDQGGECQLQDLAVGYGGSSSRYEEEKRVVPVKDVGPLISMQEMSRCIHCTRCVRFGQEVAGVMELGMIHRGEHSEITTVVGDTIDSELSGNMIDICPVGALTSKPFRYSARTWELSRRRSVSPHDSTGSNLIVQVKNHKVMRVVPLENEAVNECWIADRDRFSYEALNGGDRLTQPMLKHGGMWKEVDWQTALEYVANGLKNIKNDHGASAIGALVSPHSTLEELYLASALVRGMGCDNIDYRLRNAEFAVSEGIRWLGTSIASLSALQRVLVVGSNLRKDHPLFAQRIRQAARHGCQVNAVDSVVHDWAMPVGQFVAQHASQWVQILGGIASAVAQEKGIAAPEGAAPSDDAAQAIARSLLGGDRKAVLLGNAAAHHAQAAQLLALAGWIAENTGATVGYLTEAANTVGAQFAGAQPVNGGLNAGQMLSGGLKAALLLNTEPVYDSAAGARAAAALSDAEMVVTLSPFKANMEFSDVLLPIAPFTETSGSFVNAEGRLQSFHAVVRPLGDTRPGWKVLRVLANLLGVPGFDFETSQDVLARATDTPAGKFTQVPVAQLSNAVKTVPVATAAVGEPAVASIYQLDGLVRRSTSLQLTADARTAREGVAA
- the nuoF gene encoding NADH-quinone oxidoreductase subunit NuoF encodes the protein MTAAQKILSQFQATGVQTCFHDRHINPQIVAGLDGTNWSIKDYEARGGYAALRKILAQGEGEGLTQDQVIATVKESGLRGRGGAGFPTGLKWSFMPRSFPGQKYLVCNSDEGEPGTCKDRDILQFNPHIVIEGMIIAAYAMGISVGYNYIHGEIFQTYDRFEEALEEARAAGYLGDKILGSNFSFQLHAAHGFGAYICGEETALLESLEGKKGQPRFKPPFPASFGLYGKPTTINNTETFAAVPWIIRNGGAAYLECGKPNNGGTKIFSVSGDVEKPGNYEIPLGTPFAKLLELAGGVRKGRQLKAVIPGGSSSPVLPTSIIMDCTMDYDSIAKAGSMLGSGAVIVMDDSRSMVESLLRLSYFYSHESCGQCTPCREGTGWMWRVIDRIQHGQGRDGDLDLLNSVADNIQGRTICALGDAAAMPVRAMIKHFRPEFEALIRTKAVQAATSV
- the nuoE gene encoding NADH-quinone oxidoreductase subunit NuoE; this translates as MSSTESKNLTAGAITEATLTRFACEVAKYPPEQAQSAVMACLTIVQQEQGWVSVESEAVIAEYLGMAQIAVHEVTTFYNMYNQQPTGKYKLNVCTNLPCQLRDGQKALHHLEKKLGVTMGETTSDGMFTLQQCECLGACADAPVMLVNDRTMCSFMDNDKLDQLVDGLRAAEGQA